The following are encoded in a window of Gossypium raimondii isolate GPD5lz chromosome 13, ASM2569854v1, whole genome shotgun sequence genomic DNA:
- the LOC105782105 gene encoding ubiquitin receptor RAD23c isoform X1: MKVSVKTLKGTHFDIEVKPEDAVADVKKNIETVQGTDVYPASQQMLIYKGKVLKDDTTLAENSVTENSFIVIMLTKNKGTTGEGSAASTAPTKKDPEASNLPTAPAPASTAPVATSAMAAAAAESAPVASSTPLSDSDVYGQAASNLVAGSNLEGTIQQILDMGGGTWDRDTVVRALRAAYNNPERAVEYLYSGIPEQAEAPPVARAPVVGQTTNPAAQPQQPAQTAAVPTSGPNANPLDLFPQGLPNMGASGAGAGTLDFLRNSPQFQALRAMVQANPQILQPMLQELGKQNPNLMRLIQEHQGDFLRLINEPAEGGEGNILGQLAEAMPQAVQVTPEEREAIERLEAMGFDRATVLQVFFACNKNEELAANYLLDHMHDFQD; this comes from the exons ATGAAGGTTTCCGTCAAAACTCTCAAAGGCACTCACTTCGATATCGAAGTCAAACCCGAAGATGCG GTTGCGGATGTAAAAAAGAACATAGAAACTGTTCAAGGGACTGATGTTTATCCTGCTTCACAACAAATGCTTATCTATAAGGGAAAAGTTCTTAAAGATGACACGACACTGGCTGAAAACAGTGTCACTGAAAATAGCTTTATTGTGATCATGTTGACAAAG AATAAGGGTACAACTGGTGAGGGTTCAGCTGCTTCAACAGCTCCTACAAAGAAA GATCCTGAGGCAAGTAATCTGCCAACAGCTCCAGCACCAGCTTCTACTGCACCTGTTGCAACATCAGCTAT gGCTGCAGCTGCCGCTGAATCTGCTCCTGTTGCTTCAAGTACTCCTCT GTCAGATTCTGATGTTTATGGCCAAGCAGCATCTAACCTGGTTGCAGGGAGTAACTTAGAGGGAACAATCCAACAGATTCTTGATATGGGTGGAGGGACCTGGGACAGGGACACTGTTGTCCGCGCCCTTCGTGCTGCTTATAATAACCCAGAGAGAGCTGTTGAATATTTGTATTCT GGCATCCCCGAGCAAGCTGAAGCTCCACCTGTGGCCCGTGCTCCTGTCGTTGGGCAAACCACTAACCCTGCAGCACAACCTCAACAGCCTGCGCAAACGGCAGCTGTTCCTACAAGTGGACCAAATGCAAATCCATTAGACCTCTTTCCCCAG GGCCTTCCCAACATGGGTGCAAGTGGTGCTGGGGCTGGCACTCTTGATTTTTTACGGAACAGTCCACAG TTTCAAGCTTTGCGAGCAATGGTGCAAGCCAACCCACAAATATTGCAG CCTATGCTTCAAGAGTTGGGGAAACAAAATCCTAATTTAATGAGACTTATTCAAGAGCATCAGGGTGACTTTCTTCGCTTGATCAATGAACCTGCTGAAGGTGGAGAGGG AAACATTTTGGGGCAATTAGCTGAGGCGATGCCACAAGCTGTGCAAGTCACACCTGAGGAACGTGAAGCCATAGAACGA CTTGAAGCAATGGGGTTTGACCGTGCAACTGTGCTCCAAGTGTTCTTTGCGTGCAACAAGAATGAGGAACTTGCGGCCAACTACCTTTTAGATCATATGCATGATTTTCAGGATTGA
- the LOC105782105 gene encoding ubiquitin receptor RAD23c isoform X3, whose translation MKVSVKTLKGTHFDIEVKPEDAVADVKKNIETVQGTDVYPASQQMLIYKGKVLKDDTTLAENSVTENSFIVIMLTKNKGTTGEGSAASTAPTKKDPEASNLPTAPAPASTAPVATSAMAAAAAESAPVASSTPLSDSDVYGQAASNLVAGSNLEGTIQQILDMGGGTWDRDTVVRALRAAYNNPERAVEYLYSGIPEQAEAPPVARAPVVGQTTNPAAQPQQPAQTAAVPTSGPNANPLDLFPQGLPNMGASGAGAGTLDFLRNSPQFQALRAMVQANPQILQPMLQELGKQNPNLMRLIQEHQGDFLRLINEPAEGGEGNILGQLAEAMPQAVQVTPEEREAIERLEAMGFDRATVLQVFFACNKNEELAANYLLDHMHDFQD comes from the exons GTTGCGGATGTAAAAAAGAACATAGAAACTGTTCAAGGGACTGATGTTTATCCTGCTTCACAACAAATGCTTATCTATAAGGGAAAAGTTCTTAAAGATGACACGACACTGGCTGAAAACAGTGTCACTGAAAATAGCTTTATTGTGATCATGTTGACAAAG AATAAGGGTACAACTGGTGAGGGTTCAGCTGCTTCAACAGCTCCTACAAAGAAA GATCCTGAGGCAAGTAATCTGCCAACAGCTCCAGCACCAGCTTCTACTGCACCTGTTGCAACATCAGCTAT gGCTGCAGCTGCCGCTGAATCTGCTCCTGTTGCTTCAAGTACTCCTCT GTCAGATTCTGATGTTTATGGCCAAGCAGCATCTAACCTGGTTGCAGGGAGTAACTTAGAGGGAACAATCCAACAGATTCTTGATATGGGTGGAGGGACCTGGGACAGGGACACTGTTGTCCGCGCCCTTCGTGCTGCTTATAATAACCCAGAGAGAGCTGTTGAATATTTGTATTCT GGCATCCCCGAGCAAGCTGAAGCTCCACCTGTGGCCCGTGCTCCTGTCGTTGGGCAAACCACTAACCCTGCAGCACAACCTCAACAGCCTGCGCAAACGGCAGCTGTTCCTACAAGTGGACCAAATGCAAATCCATTAGACCTCTTTCCCCAG GGCCTTCCCAACATGGGTGCAAGTGGTGCTGGGGCTGGCACTCTTGATTTTTTACGGAACAGTCCACAG TTTCAAGCTTTGCGAGCAATGGTGCAAGCCAACCCACAAATATTGCAG CCTATGCTTCAAGAGTTGGGGAAACAAAATCCTAATTTAATGAGACTTATTCAAGAGCATCAGGGTGACTTTCTTCGCTTGATCAATGAACCTGCTGAAGGTGGAGAGGG AAACATTTTGGGGCAATTAGCTGAGGCGATGCCACAAGCTGTGCAAGTCACACCTGAGGAACGTGAAGCCATAGAACGA CTTGAAGCAATGGGGTTTGACCGTGCAACTGTGCTCCAAGTGTTCTTTGCGTGCAACAAGAATGAGGAACTTGCGGCCAACTACCTTTTAGATCATATGCATGATTTTCAGGATTGA